One part of the bacterium genome encodes these proteins:
- a CDS encoding DUF1328 family protein, giving the protein MLSWSLTFFVLAIIAALFGFGGIAVAATGIAKFLFFVFVVLFILSFFFNTAKRVDSMLERNI; this is encoded by the coding sequence ATGCTTTCTTGGTCACTTACATTTTTTGTACTCGCGATTATTGCCGCTTTATTCGGCTTTGGTGGTATCGCAGTCGCGGCGACAGGTATTGCAAAATTTCTGTTTTTTGTGTTTGTTGTATTATTTATTCTTTCTTTTTTCTTTAACACCGCAAAGAGGGTGGACAGTATGCTGGAAAGGAATATCTAA